In a single window of the Mucilaginibacter defluvii genome:
- a CDS encoding sodium:solute symporter family transporter, translating into MSFTDWIVLAVTLLAIIGYGLWKSGSNKNVDQFLVGNRSLPWYAVGLSVMATQASAITFLSAPGQAYSDGMRFVQFYFGLPLAMIVLCITFVPIFHRLKVYTAYEYLEQRFDLKTRVLTSFLFLIQRGLSTGITIYAPSIILSTILHIDTTYTTLAIGGLVIFYTVYGGTKAVSYTQMLQMSIIFLGMFFAGVMVVKLLPENVSFVDALKLSGKLGRMNVIDWKFDPDNSYNVWSGLIGGFFLQLSYFGTDQSQVGRYLTGSSVAQSRIGLIMNGLIKIPMQFLILLIGVLVFAFYQFNKPPVFFNSYEVDRIKSSSYAPLYTAIEQQHARVFEKRKAAAQNLVSAFDGDDAGKLAAAKTELKKADADAGKLRRQAVALMKKNNATADVNDTNYVFLSFVTRYLPHGLIGLLIAIVFLASMGSTASALNSLASTSVVDIYKRVINPTASDRNYLNASRLATVIWGVASIGMALYASKLGNLLEAVNQLGSYLYGTILGVFVVAFYFKRIKGPAVFWAAIITEAIICLMGYYQVVAYLWLNAIGCLTVVAIAMVFDLFKRSQPTT; encoded by the coding sequence ATGAGTTTTACCGACTGGATAGTACTTGCCGTTACCCTGCTTGCCATTATTGGCTATGGCCTGTGGAAAAGCGGCAGTAATAAAAATGTCGACCAGTTTTTAGTAGGCAACCGCTCGTTGCCATGGTACGCCGTAGGGCTTTCGGTAATGGCTACACAGGCCAGTGCTATCACCTTTCTTTCAGCACCCGGGCAGGCTTATAGCGACGGGATGCGCTTTGTGCAATTCTACTTCGGGCTGCCCTTGGCCATGATCGTGCTGTGCATCACCTTTGTACCCATATTTCACCGCCTGAAAGTTTATACCGCTTACGAGTACCTGGAGCAACGGTTTGACCTGAAAACACGCGTGCTTACCTCGTTCCTGTTCCTAATACAACGCGGCCTTTCAACGGGTATTACCATTTACGCACCGTCCATCATCCTGTCAACCATTTTACATATCGATACCACCTACACTACCCTGGCCATAGGCGGACTGGTTATTTTTTATACGGTTTATGGTGGCACCAAGGCGGTATCGTACACCCAGATGCTGCAAATGAGCATTATATTTTTAGGGATGTTTTTTGCCGGGGTGATGGTAGTAAAGCTACTGCCTGAAAATGTAAGCTTTGTTGACGCGCTGAAACTAAGCGGCAAACTTGGCCGCATGAACGTGATTGACTGGAAGTTTGACCCAGACAATAGCTATAATGTATGGAGCGGTTTGATCGGCGGTTTCTTTTTACAGCTCTCTTATTTTGGTACCGACCAAAGCCAGGTAGGCCGGTATTTAACCGGCAGTTCGGTAGCGCAAAGCCGCATAGGTTTGATTATGAATGGATTGATCAAGATACCTATGCAGTTTTTGATATTGCTTATCGGCGTGCTGGTATTTGCTTTTTACCAGTTTAATAAACCACCGGTATTTTTTAACAGTTACGAGGTTGACCGTATAAAAAGCAGCAGCTATGCACCACTATATACTGCTATTGAGCAGCAACACGCCCGGGTGTTTGAAAAGCGCAAAGCTGCCGCGCAAAACCTGGTATCGGCTTTTGATGGCGATGATGCCGGTAAGCTGGCCGCCGCGAAAACCGAATTAAAAAAAGCGGATGCAGATGCCGGCAAGCTACGCCGGCAGGCCGTGGCGCTAATGAAAAAGAATAATGCCACCGCCGATGTTAATGATACCAACTATGTTTTTTTAAGCTTTGTTACCCGCTACCTGCCGCATGGATTGATCGGCTTATTGATCGCCATTGTGTTTTTAGCTTCGATGGGCTCAACGGCCAGCGCGCTAAACTCGCTGGCATCAACCAGTGTGGTTGATATTTATAAGCGGGTAATTAACCCCACGGCAAGCGACAGGAATTACCTGAACGCCTCGCGCCTGGCAACCGTGATCTGGGGTGTGGCCAGCATCGGCATGGCGCTGTATGCCAGCAAGCTTGGCAACCTACTGGAGGCGGTAAACCAGTTAGGCTCTTATTTGTACGGTACTATATTAGGCGTTTTTGTGGTGGCCTTTTACTTTAAACGTATTAAAGGCCCGGCGGTATTTTGGGCAGCAATAATTACCGAGGCCATTATATGCCTGATGGGCTATTACCAGGTGGTTGCATATTTATGGTTGAACGCAATAGGGTGTTTGACAGTGGTGGCGATTGCGATGGTATTTGATTTATTTAAAAGATCACAACCCACTACTTAA
- a CDS encoding sodium:solute symporter family transporter codes for MKTLSTGDYTVFFVYLIIVSLYGFWVYKRKHNADATSKDYFLAEGSLTWWAIGASLIASNISAEQFIGMSGSGFKMGLAISTYEWMAAATLIIVAIFFIPVYLRNKIFTMPQFLHQRYNGTVAMIMAVFWLLLYIVVNLMSILYLGALAVSGISGLNLELCIGLLAVFSIIITLGGMKVIGYTDVIQVFVLILGGVVATYLAIGQINNISGTTGILGGLSVLHTEVNDHFHMIFNKENSNYMDLPGLSVLIGGMWIVNLNYWGCNQYITQRALGANLNTARGGLLFAAFLKLLMPVIVVLPGIAAYYLYQKGMFQQEMLSAKGVIDVNKAYPSLLNLLPSGLKGLSFAALTAAIVASLAGKANSIATIFTLDIYKKAIKPDATDKQLVSLGKWSVVVSMVLGVILSLLIGDALMGEGKQGFQYIQEYTGFVSPGIFAMFILGFFWKKATSNAALFSTIGGFIFSVIFKFLPQWTDLSFMAPYGFSKDNGTGVYEIPFLDRMGFVFLICIIGMYIISKIDAAKGVKTNGLEIESSMFRTSRAFTAGAVLIGGILVALYSIFW; via the coding sequence ATGAAAACACTTTCTACCGGTGACTACACCGTGTTTTTTGTGTACCTGATTATCGTATCGCTGTACGGATTTTGGGTATACAAGCGCAAGCATAACGCTGATGCGACTTCAAAAGACTACTTTTTGGCCGAAGGATCACTTACATGGTGGGCGATTGGCGCTTCGTTGATCGCCTCTAATATTTCGGCCGAGCAGTTCATCGGTATGAGTGGTTCGGGCTTTAAAATGGGTTTGGCCATTTCAACTTACGAGTGGATGGCAGCTGCAACGCTTATTATTGTGGCTATATTCTTTATCCCGGTTTACCTGCGTAATAAAATATTTACCATGCCGCAGTTTTTGCACCAGCGGTATAACGGTACGGTTGCCATGATTATGGCTGTGTTCTGGCTGTTGCTGTATATCGTAGTAAACCTCATGTCTATCCTTTACCTGGGCGCACTTGCGGTTAGCGGTATCTCAGGCTTAAACCTGGAGTTGTGTATCGGTTTGTTAGCGGTATTCTCCATCATTATTACCCTGGGTGGTATGAAGGTAATTGGTTATACCGATGTTATACAAGTTTTTGTATTGATATTAGGTGGTGTGGTAGCAACATACCTGGCTATCGGGCAAATCAACAATATATCGGGCACTACCGGTATATTGGGTGGTTTAAGCGTATTGCATACCGAGGTGAACGATCACTTCCACATGATATTCAATAAGGAAAATTCAAACTATATGGATTTGCCGGGCCTATCTGTATTAATCGGCGGTATGTGGATCGTAAACCTTAATTATTGGGGTTGTAACCAGTATATCACGCAGCGTGCATTAGGTGCTAACCTTAATACAGCACGTGGCGGTTTGCTGTTCGCGGCATTTCTTAAACTGTTAATGCCGGTTATCGTGGTGTTGCCGGGTATAGCGGCTTATTACCTTTACCAAAAAGGTATGTTCCAGCAGGAAATGCTGAGCGCTAAAGGTGTGATTGACGTAAACAAGGCTTATCCATCATTGCTGAACTTATTGCCATCAGGATTAAAAGGCCTGTCGTTCGCGGCATTGACTGCGGCTATAGTGGCTTCATTGGCTGGCAAAGCCAACAGTATCGCTACCATCTTTACGTTGGATATTTACAAAAAAGCCATCAAGCCTGACGCCACGGATAAACAACTGGTATCATTAGGTAAATGGTCGGTAGTAGTGTCTATGGTATTGGGTGTGATATTATCACTCCTGATCGGCGATGCGCTGATGGGCGAAGGCAAGCAGGGCTTCCAGTACATCCAGGAATATACCGGCTTTGTATCTCCAGGTATTTTCGCCATGTTCATCCTCGGCTTTTTCTGGAAAAAAGCGACATCGAACGCGGCATTATTCTCCACTATCGGGGGTTTTATCTTTTCGGTAATATTCAAATTCTTACCGCAATGGACTGATCTTTCGTTCATGGCGCCTTACGGCTTTTCAAAAGATAATGGTACCGGCGTGTACGAGATACCTTTCCTTGACCGTATGGGCTTCGTATTCCTTATTTGTATCATCGGTATGTACATCATCTCAAAAATTGATGCAGCCAAAGGTGTTAAAACTAACGGATTGGAAATTGAATCATCTATGTTCCGTACCTCAAGGGCATTCACTGCCGGTGCTGTACTGATAGGTGGCATACTGGTAGCCTTGTACAGTATTTTTTGGTAG
- a CDS encoding NADP-dependent glyceraldehyde-3-phosphate dehydrogenase — protein sequence MSFQDQLRSLFVDESQIPDEFRIEEVHQREYLSNGEMKPWDGDVTEVYSPVCLPTPNGLKRKLIGTYPVCTEKEAMEALDAAIAAYDNGRGEWPTMSLDQRIKCMEKFVYKMIEQRTLVVKLLMWEIGKSYADSAKEFDRTVEYINATIDGLKDIDRQSSRFEMAEGIIAQIRRSPIGVVLCMGPFNYPLNETFTTLIPALIMGNTLLFKPPKHGTLLHYPLLRAFQEAFPKGVVNTIYGRGADVTPGLMQTGKINVLAFIGSSKVANGLKKSHPKINRLRAVLSLDAKNAAIVTKHADLKLAVSECILGSLSFNGQRCTAIKMIFVHKEVADEFLRLLGESVSNLKIGLPWEKDVKITPLPEPHKPDYLKECIDDAAANGARVMNENGGVTSESFVFPAVIYPVNDKMKLYREEQFGPVIPVVPYESIEEPIQYQIDSPHGMQVSIFSNDAREISSLIDPFVNLVSRVNINAQCQRGPDVFPFTGRKDSAEGTLSVHDALRSFSIRSLVATKLNDTNKQIINEIVHDNDSNFLSTKFIL from the coding sequence ATGAGTTTTCAAGATCAGCTCCGTTCACTTTTTGTTGATGAAAGCCAGATACCTGACGAGTTCAGGATTGAGGAAGTGCATCAGCGTGAATACCTCAGCAATGGCGAAATGAAGCCTTGGGATGGCGATGTTACCGAAGTGTACTCGCCTGTTTGCCTCCCAACTCCCAACGGACTTAAGCGTAAATTAATTGGCACCTACCCGGTTTGTACCGAAAAGGAAGCCATGGAAGCCCTTGATGCGGCCATCGCCGCTTATGACAATGGCCGTGGTGAATGGCCCACCATGAGCCTTGACCAACGTATTAAGTGCATGGAGAAATTTGTGTACAAAATGATTGAGCAGCGCACGCTGGTGGTTAAACTGCTGATGTGGGAGATCGGCAAATCATACGCCGACTCGGCCAAGGAGTTTGACCGCACGGTGGAATACATCAACGCTACTATCGATGGGTTGAAGGATATCGACCGCCAGTCGTCGCGCTTTGAAATGGCCGAAGGCATCATCGCCCAGATACGCCGCTCGCCTATAGGTGTGGTGCTTTGCATGGGGCCATTTAACTATCCGCTTAACGAAACCTTTACCACGCTGATACCGGCGTTGATTATGGGCAATACCCTGCTGTTTAAACCGCCTAAACACGGCACGCTGTTGCACTACCCGCTGTTAAGGGCTTTCCAGGAAGCTTTTCCGAAGGGAGTAGTGAATACGATCTATGGCCGTGGTGCTGATGTTACGCCCGGACTGATGCAAACCGGCAAGATCAATGTGCTGGCCTTTATTGGCTCAAGCAAGGTAGCAAACGGTTTAAAAAAGAGCCATCCTAAAATTAACCGTCTACGTGCTGTTTTAAGTTTGGATGCCAAGAACGCCGCCATTGTTACCAAACATGCCGACCTGAAACTGGCCGTGAGCGAGTGTATATTAGGCTCATTATCTTTTAACGGGCAGCGCTGTACCGCTATTAAAATGATATTTGTACATAAAGAGGTGGCCGATGAGTTTTTACGTTTGCTTGGCGAGAGCGTATCTAACCTTAAAATAGGCCTGCCTTGGGAAAAGGATGTAAAGATAACCCCGCTGCCCGAGCCGCATAAGCCTGATTACCTGAAGGAGTGCATTGATGATGCAGCCGCCAACGGTGCCAGGGTAATGAATGAGAACGGTGGCGTAACATCCGAATCATTTGTGTTTCCGGCGGTAATTTACCCGGTGAATGATAAGATGAAGCTGTACCGTGAGGAGCAGTTTGGTCCGGTGATACCGGTGGTGCCGTACGAGTCGATAGAAGAACCGATACAGTACCAGATTGATTCGCCGCATGGTATGCAGGTAAGTATTTTTAGTAACGATGCCAGGGAGATATCCTCATTAATAGATCCCTTTGTGAACCTGGTGAGCCGTGTTAACATCAACGCCCAATGCCAGCGCGGGCCGGATGTATTCCCTTTTACCGGCCGTAAGGATAGTGCGGAGGGTACATTATCCGTACATGATGCCTTGCGCTCGTTCTCCATCCGCTCGCTGGTAGCTACTAAACTGAATGATACCAACAAGCAGATCATCAACGAAATTGTACATGATAACGACTCCAATTTTTTAAGTACAAAGTTCATCCTGTAA
- a CDS encoding HAD family phosphatase, whose translation MIKAIIFDLGGVLIDWNPRLLYRKIFSNEEQITYFLDNVCTPDWNEEQDAGRSLADGTELLVKQHPDHEANIRAFYGRWTEMLGGEIKGTVELFNQLRNDERYKLYALTNWSAETFVSAEQEYPFLKQFDGVVVSGVEKTRKPHPEFYNILLNRYNLKADETVFIDDNLRNVKAAVDLGIDGIQFTSAEDLKRELKERAIL comes from the coding sequence ATGATAAAAGCCATAATATTTGATTTAGGCGGCGTTTTGATCGACTGGAACCCACGCCTTTTGTACCGCAAGATATTCAGTAACGAAGAGCAGATAACCTACTTTTTGGATAACGTTTGCACCCCCGACTGGAACGAGGAACAGGATGCCGGCCGCAGCCTGGCAGATGGTACCGAACTGCTGGTAAAGCAACACCCCGACCACGAAGCTAACATACGCGCCTTTTATGGCCGGTGGACGGAAATGCTTGGCGGCGAGATAAAAGGAACCGTTGAGTTGTTCAATCAGCTAAGAAATGATGAGCGGTATAAGCTATACGCCCTCACCAACTGGAGCGCCGAAACCTTTGTGAGTGCCGAACAGGAATACCCTTTTTTAAAACAGTTTGATGGTGTAGTAGTATCAGGCGTTGAGAAAACAAGGAAACCGCACCCTGAATTTTACAATATTTTATTGAACAGGTATAATTTAAAAGCCGATGAAACCGTATTTATAGATGATAACCTGCGCAATGTTAAGGCAGCTGTTGACCTGGGGATAGACGGCATACAATTTACCTCGGCAGAGGATTTAAAAAGGGAACTAAAAGAAAGAGCCATACTTTGA
- the metF gene encoding methylenetetrahydrofolate reductase [NAD(P)H] — translation MKITEHIKNANGKTLFSFELIPPLKGQSIQGIYNAIDPLMEFNPPFIDVTSLREDYIYKQHDNGLLEKLSYRKRPGTIAICAAIMNKYKVDTVPHMLCGGFTKDETENALIDLQFLGIDNVLVLRGDARRGDAAFVPTPNGHCYATELLQQVVDMNNGKYLHEDYGDIARTDFCIGVAGYPEKHFEAPNLKSDFQYLKQKVDMGAEFIVTQMFFDNKKYFEFVNKCREHGINVPIIPGLKPITASKQLVSLSKTFFIDMPEDLVDAIQGCKDEKDVKDVGIEWMINQCKELVNFGAPVLHFYTMGNPGPTKRIAEAIF, via the coding sequence ATGAAGATCACCGAACATATTAAAAATGCCAACGGCAAAACACTTTTTTCATTTGAGTTGATACCGCCCTTAAAGGGGCAAAGTATACAGGGTATCTATAACGCCATCGATCCGTTGATGGAGTTTAACCCACCGTTTATTGATGTTACCTCGCTGCGCGAAGATTATATCTATAAACAGCATGATAACGGCCTGCTCGAAAAGCTAAGTTATCGCAAACGCCCGGGTACCATAGCCATTTGCGCGGCTATCATGAACAAGTATAAGGTTGATACTGTGCCCCACATGCTTTGTGGTGGTTTTACTAAGGATGAAACCGAGAACGCGCTGATTGACCTTCAGTTTTTAGGCATTGATAACGTACTGGTTTTACGTGGTGATGCCCGCCGTGGCGATGCGGCGTTTGTACCTACACCCAACGGCCATTGTTACGCTACAGAGTTGCTGCAACAGGTGGTTGACATGAACAACGGCAAATACCTGCACGAAGATTATGGCGACATTGCACGTACCGACTTTTGCATCGGCGTGGCTGGTTATCCCGAAAAACACTTTGAGGCACCTAACCTTAAATCTGACTTTCAATACCTGAAACAAAAAGTAGATATGGGGGCGGAGTTCATTGTAACGCAAATGTTTTTTGACAATAAAAAATATTTTGAGTTTGTGAACAAGTGCCGCGAGCATGGTATAAACGTACCGATCATTCCGGGACTGAAACCTATCACCGCGTCAAAGCAATTGGTGAGTCTTTCAAAAACATTCTTTATTGATATGCCCGAAGATTTGGTGGATGCCATACAAGGTTGTAAAGACGAAAAGGATGTAAAAGATGTGGGTATTGAATGGATGATAAACCAATGCAAAGAATTGGTTAACTTTGGTGCGCCGGTACTGCACTTTTATACCATGGGTAACCCTGGCCCTACAAAGCGCATTGCCGAGGCTATATTTTAA
- the metH gene encoding methionine synthase, whose translation MDIREELKKRILVIDGAMGTMIQRYQLTEADFRGERFAAHPSDLKGSNDLLNLTRPDIIKAIHVEYLDAGADIIETNTFSTQRISLADYHMEELAYEMSYEGARLAREVADEYNKKTPEKPRFVAGAVGPTNRTASISPDVNDPGYRAVSFDDLAEAYYEQVRGLVDGGSDLLLVETIFDTLNAKAALFAIQRYAEESGKQLPIMISGTITDASGRTLSGQTVEAFWNSIRHANLLSVGLNCALGAKEMRPYLEELSNKADVYISAYPNAGLPNEFGAYDETPHETAHQVDDFIKAGLVNIVGGCCGTTPDHISCIAERAAKFPPRQLPQIEPYLRLSGLEAVTLTPETNFVNVGERTNITGSPKFSKLILAEDYEAALTVARQQVEGGAQVIDINMDEGMIDSEAVMVKFLNLVASEPDIAKLPIMIDSSKWTVIEAGLKCLQGKGIVNSISLKEGEEKFKEYARKILSYGAAVVVMAFDETGQADSLERRIEICQRSYNILVNEVGFPPQDIIFDPNILTVATGLEEHNNYAVDFIEATRWIKQNLPHAKVSGGVSNISFSFRGNNVVREAMHSAFLYHAISAGLDMGIVNAGMLEVYEEIPKDLLVLVEDVLLNRRPDATERLVEFADTIKSKGKEIIKDEEWRKEPVEKRLSHALVKGIIEYLDADVEEARQQYARPLEVIEGPLMDGMNIVGDLFGAGKMFLPQVVKSARVMKKAVAYLLPFIEAEKAKNATGNERSNAGKVLMATVKGDVHDIGKNIVGVVLACNNFEVIDLGVMVPAQRIIEEAKKQQVDIIGLSGLITPSLDEMVHFAKEMEREGFTIPLIIGGATTSRIHAAVKVAPNYSGAAIHVLDASRSVTVCSNLMNASVKDDYIQGIKDEYAKAREAHLNKRNDKRFVSIEDARRMKCNINLNGAIPNKPTFTGTKVIESYPLEQLLPYIDWTPFFHTWELRGSYPKIFEDKFVGQEAKKLFDDAQVLLKRIVDEKLLHANGVIGFWPANSIGDDIELYTDETRQHVITKIHTLRQQAEKAKDEPYYALADFIAPKDSGIIDYWGGFAVTAGIGCDELVAEFEKDHDDYNSIMAKALADRLAEAFAEKMHELVRKEYWGYAKDENLDNIDLIKEQYQGIRPAPGYPACPDHTEKTTLFELLKAEDNAHMHLTESLAMMPAASVSGFYFAHPQARYFGLGKIGKDQVTDYAHRKGMTIEDAERWLGPNLNY comes from the coding sequence ATGGACATTAGAGAAGAACTTAAAAAACGCATACTGGTTATTGACGGGGCAATGGGTACCATGATACAGCGGTACCAGCTTACCGAGGCTGATTTTCGTGGCGAGCGTTTCGCAGCGCATCCGTCGGACTTAAAAGGTAGTAACGACCTGCTTAACCTTACGCGCCCCGATATTATTAAGGCCATACATGTAGAGTACCTGGACGCGGGTGCCGATATTATTGAAACCAACACCTTCAGTACCCAGCGTATATCACTGGCTGACTACCACATGGAGGAGCTGGCTTATGAGATGAGCTATGAAGGCGCACGCCTTGCCCGTGAGGTTGCCGACGAGTATAATAAAAAAACACCTGAAAAGCCTCGCTTTGTGGCAGGCGCAGTCGGACCTACAAACCGCACGGCATCCATATCGCCGGATGTGAATGATCCCGGGTACCGTGCCGTGAGCTTTGACGATCTGGCCGAAGCTTATTATGAGCAGGTGCGTGGATTGGTTGATGGCGGCTCAGACTTGTTACTGGTTGAAACCATATTTGATACCCTGAATGCCAAGGCTGCCCTATTTGCCATCCAGCGTTATGCAGAGGAAAGCGGCAAGCAACTGCCGATCATGATCTCGGGTACCATAACCGATGCTTCGGGCCGTACCCTTTCGGGGCAAACAGTTGAGGCGTTCTGGAATTCTATCCGCCATGCCAATTTGCTGTCGGTAGGTTTGAACTGCGCTTTGGGTGCTAAAGAGATGCGGCCATACCTGGAAGAGCTATCTAACAAGGCTGATGTATATATTTCCGCTTATCCTAACGCAGGCTTACCCAACGAGTTTGGCGCGTATGATGAAACTCCGCACGAAACCGCACACCAGGTTGATGATTTTATAAAAGCCGGACTGGTAAATATAGTCGGCGGCTGCTGCGGCACCACGCCCGATCACATCAGTTGCATTGCCGAGCGGGCAGCAAAATTTCCGCCACGCCAGTTACCGCAGATTGAACCCTATTTGCGCCTGAGTGGCTTGGAGGCGGTAACACTGACCCCCGAAACCAACTTTGTAAACGTAGGTGAGCGTACCAATATAACCGGGTCGCCAAAATTCTCGAAGCTGATATTGGCTGAAGATTACGAGGCTGCCTTAACTGTTGCCCGTCAGCAGGTAGAGGGTGGTGCCCAGGTGATCGACATTAACATGGACGAGGGCATGATCGACTCGGAAGCCGTGATGGTGAAGTTCCTGAATCTCGTAGCTTCTGAACCGGATATTGCCAAGTTGCCCATCATGATCGACTCCTCAAAATGGACAGTGATCGAGGCAGGTTTAAAATGTTTGCAGGGGAAAGGCATCGTGAACTCCATCTCGCTAAAAGAAGGCGAAGAAAAGTTTAAAGAATATGCCCGCAAAATATTAAGCTACGGCGCGGCGGTGGTAGTAATGGCGTTTGATGAAACCGGCCAGGCCGATTCATTGGAACGCCGTATCGAAATTTGCCAACGATCATACAATATACTGGTTAACGAGGTTGGTTTTCCACCGCAGGATATCATCTTCGACCCAAATATCCTCACCGTAGCTACCGGCTTAGAGGAGCATAACAACTACGCGGTTGATTTTATTGAAGCTACCCGCTGGATAAAACAAAACCTGCCGCACGCTAAAGTTAGCGGTGGGGTAAGTAATATATCGTTCTCGTTCCGTGGAAATAACGTGGTACGCGAGGCTATGCACTCGGCATTTTTATACCATGCTATCAGTGCCGGGCTGGATATGGGCATTGTTAACGCCGGTATGCTGGAAGTTTATGAAGAGATCCCTAAAGACCTGTTGGTACTGGTAGAGGATGTACTGCTTAACCGTCGCCCGGATGCTACCGAGCGTTTGGTTGAGTTTGCCGATACCATAAAAAGTAAAGGCAAGGAGATTATTAAAGATGAGGAATGGCGCAAGGAGCCGGTTGAAAAGCGCCTGTCGCATGCACTGGTAAAGGGCATAATTGAGTACCTGGATGCTGACGTGGAAGAGGCACGCCAGCAATATGCCCGTCCGCTGGAGGTGATTGAGGGGCCGCTAATGGATGGCATGAATATCGTAGGCGACCTGTTTGGCGCCGGTAAAATGTTTTTACCGCAGGTGGTAAAATCAGCCAGGGTGATGAAAAAGGCCGTAGCTTATTTGCTGCCATTTATTGAGGCCGAAAAAGCCAAGAACGCCACGGGCAACGAACGCAGCAATGCCGGCAAAGTGCTGATGGCCACTGTAAAAGGCGACGTGCACGATATAGGGAAAAATATAGTTGGCGTAGTATTGGCCTGTAACAACTTCGAGGTGATTGACCTGGGGGTGATGGTGCCTGCCCAACGCATTATTGAAGAAGCTAAAAAACAACAGGTAGATATTATAGGCCTGAGCGGATTAATCACCCCATCGCTGGATGAAATGGTGCATTTTGCCAAGGAGATGGAGCGTGAGGGCTTTACCATTCCGCTTATTATTGGTGGGGCAACCACTTCACGCATACATGCCGCGGTAAAGGTAGCGCCAAACTATTCGGGAGCTGCCATACATGTGCTGGACGCATCGCGCAGCGTAACCGTGTGCAGCAACCTGATGAACGCCAGTGTAAAGGACGATTATATTCAGGGTATAAAGGATGAATATGCCAAAGCCCGCGAGGCGCATTTAAACAAGCGTAACGATAAGCGCTTTGTGAGTATTGAGGATGCCCGCCGCATGAAATGCAACATCAACCTGAATGGCGCTATCCCTAATAAACCAACATTTACGGGTACAAAAGTTATCGAATCATACCCTTTGGAGCAGTTGTTGCCTTATATCGATTGGACACCGTTTTTTCATACCTGGGAGCTACGTGGCAGTTACCCCAAAATATTTGAGGATAAATTTGTAGGGCAGGAAGCGAAAAAACTATTTGATGATGCGCAGGTATTGCTTAAACGTATTGTTGACGAAAAGCTGCTGCATGCCAACGGGGTGATCGGTTTTTGGCCGGCCAACAGCATAGGTGATGATATTGAATTATATACCGATGAAACTCGCCAGCACGTCATTACTAAAATACATACCCTGCGCCAGCAAGCCGAAAAAGCCAAGGACGAACCATATTACGCCCTTGCGGATTTTATCGCGCCAAAGGATAGTGGCATTATTGACTACTGGGGTGGCTTTGCCGTAACTGCCGGTATTGGCTGCGACGAACTGGTAGCCGAATTTGAAAAGGATCATGACGATTACAATAGCATTATGGCCAAGGCCCTTGCCGACCGTTTAGCCGAGGCGTTTGCCGAAAAAATGCACGAGCTGGTACGCAAGGAATACTGGGGTTATGCCAAGGATGAGAATTTGGATAATATCGACCTCATCAAAGAACAATACCAGGGCATTCGCCCGGCACCGGGTTACCCCGCCTGTCCGGATCATACGGAGAAAACAACCTTGTTTGAATTGCTAAAGGCCGAAGACAACGCGCATATGCACCTTACCGAGAGTTTGGCTATGATGCCGGCCGCATCAGTAAGTGGTTTTTACTTCGCGCACCCGCAGGCAAGGTACTTTGGCTTGGGCAAAATAGGCAAAGATCAAGTTACTGACTACGCACACCGCAAAGGTATGACCATTGAAGATGCTGAAAGATGGCTGGGACCGAATCTTAATTATTGA